A genome region from Candidatus Zixiibacteriota bacterium includes the following:
- a CDS encoding UvrB/UvrC motif-containing protein, translating into MLCQDCNKNEATIHLTQIVNNEKVVLNLCKTCAEKRGFHSPFEQMPFPLAEIVSGMVGPIKAKKKDEVDKNDKIDLKCPNCGLTFSEFGQVGRLSCAECYNTFRAELTTLLRRIHGSAEHRGHVAQTANEEYKSLREENRLRDELQRAIEDEDFEMAAELRDRIRSLSVDSVKEDK; encoded by the coding sequence ATGCTTTGTCAGGATTGTAATAAAAACGAGGCGACCATTCATCTAACTCAAATTGTTAATAATGAAAAGGTTGTTTTAAATCTATGTAAAACCTGCGCCGAAAAGAGAGGCTTCCATTCGCCTTTTGAACAGATGCCTTTCCCCTTAGCGGAAATAGTTTCGGGCATGGTTGGACCGATTAAGGCAAAGAAAAAAGATGAAGTCGATAAGAACGATAAAATCGATTTAAAATGTCCTAATTGCGGCTTAACTTTTAGTGAGTTCGGTCAAGTCGGCAGATTGAGCTGCGCAGAATGCTACAACACATTCCGCGCGGAACTTACTACGCTTCTAAGACGCATACATGGTTCAGCCGAGCATCGCGGACATGTGGCGCAAACAGCCAACGAAGAATATAAATCTCTGCGCGAGGAAAATCGTCTAAGAGATGAACTGCAAAGAGCGATTGAGGATGAAGATTTTGAGATGGCAGCCGAATTGAGAGACCGGATAAGGAGTTTATCTGTTGACAGCGTGAAGGAGGATAAATAA
- a CDS encoding ABC transporter ATP-binding protein, with product MMTQQNILSAENIIKRYVSGCESLEVLKSVSITLDAGDMAVLQGASGTGKSTLLHILGTLDKPESGRILYRGVDIGTLNPKELSRFRNKKIGFVYQFHHLLPEFNALENVMMPGLISGLKKNAVKNRALGLLKDVGLSDRTTHFPNQLSGGEAQRVAVARALFNKPEVVYADEPTGNLDIKTGISLMNLFEKLNKDINQTFLIATHNTQLAERIDKKLKIENGVIKTITMD from the coding sequence ATGATGACTCAGCAAAATATCCTTTCTGCCGAAAATATAATTAAAAGATATGTTTCGGGCTGTGAATCCCTTGAGGTTTTAAAAAGCGTTAGCATTACGCTTGATGCGGGAGATATGGCAGTTCTGCAGGGAGCATCGGGAACTGGCAAATCAACCCTTCTGCACATACTTGGAACGCTTGATAAACCTGAATCAGGGCGGATACTGTATCGCGGTGTCGATATTGGGACTCTTAATCCAAAAGAGCTGTCGCGGTTTAGAAATAAAAAAATAGGCTTTGTATATCAATTTCACCATTTACTGCCCGAATTTAACGCTTTAGAAAATGTAATGATGCCCGGATTAATTAGCGGATTAAAAAAAAACGCAGTTAAAAATAGAGCCTTAGGGCTGCTTAAGGATGTGGGATTATCTGACAGAACAACACATTTTCCCAATCAGCTTTCTGGCGGGGAAGCGCAGCGTGTTGCAGTAGCAAGAGCTTTATTTAATAAACCTGAAGTCGTATATGCCGATGAACCTACAGGGAACCTTGATATAAAAACAGGTATTTCTTTGATGAACCTTTTTGAGAAACTTAATAAAGATATTAATCAAACTTTTTTAATCGCAACCCATAATACTCAATTGGCGGAAAGAATCGACAAAAAGTTGAAAATTGAAAACGGCGTAATTAAAACGATTACAATGGATTAA